CAGGTCCTGAATCGAGTATTCCTGATGGTGCTGCGTGTCGCACATCTGCTCCGGCTCGCCCCGCATCCGTAGCACGCGATTGCGCCAGCGAAGGCGGTTGGGCGTGAACACCGCCACGTGGCCACCCTCGGTGCAGACGTCCCGGCAGAAGCCCATGAACGCTCCCGGATCGTCCAGGTGCTCGATGACCTGGAAGCTGACCACGAGATCGAAAGCCCGGTCCCGGGGGAATTCCGCGAAGTCGCTGACCCAGCGGGTCACCCGCGGGTGCGGGTACTCCCGCTCGGCCGCCTCAATGCTCTTCAATGAGTAGTCGATGGCGATGACCTCGCGGACGAACGGGTACTCAGCCATCACCCGATCGTGGAAGCCGCACCCGCAGCCCACGTCCAGAATCGTGGTGGGTTGGATCCGACGGAATAGACGACCTATCTCGTAGCGCCGGACATAGTCCCACTCCGAGGAAATGTAACTGTGCCAGTCCTCAGTCACCAGTTCATCGAAGAACTGGCGCTGATCCCTTACAAAGTTCGGGTAGCGTTCATGCACAGGCATGCTGGCGTAGGCCGTTTGGGAGATGCTATCGGCGACGGCACACGAACAGGTGCCGGAACGCGAACCGGAGCAGGACCGGAAGGCCGCTCACCCATTCGTCGATCATCTTCGACCCGAGCCTCCGGCTCATAACGACCTTCCATCGTGGGTGCAGAAGGGCAGCAAGCCACCGCGGCCGACCCGCCCACAGGGGCAGTATCTGGAAGACACGGTGCTCGACGACCTCTAAACCGCCGTCCCTGAGCATCTGGCGCAGGCGAGTGTAGGGGACGGGGAAGATGGGCGGCCACTCCGTGTAATAGCGCGTACAGTACACGTTGAGCGAAGTGCGATTTCCCATATCCAGAACGCAGACACCGCCACGTTTCAGCACTCGCGACACCTCGGCAATGACGGTCTCAACTTTTGGGATGGCATAGAGAGACGAAAAGCTGTAGAGCAGGCTCACCGAGTCGTCGGCCAGCGGCAACGCCTTGGCGTCCGCAAGGAGAAAGTGGATGTGGGTTATGCTCCGGGCATCAACCTCACCCTGCGCGCGGGTCACGTAGCGCTTGCTGAAGTCGAGCCCCACGCCGAACTCAAATCGGGGAGCGAGGGTCAGCAGGTGCTCGCCCGAGGCGCAGCACAGGTCGACCGCTACGCCTCCATCATAGTGGCGCAGCACGGTCTCCACCTTCGCCTGAAGCAGCCGATCCGCGTATTCGGTAGAGTTCGGTTTTAGCGATGCGCAGATGCGGCTCACCGCATAGGTGTCGCCGTGCTCGTAGGCCTCGCGGATATCGCACTCGATCCCGCGCCCAGACGGCGCGTCGCGCGAAGTACCTGCACTACCGTCGACTTCTGGGTTCAGCGCACCGCCCTCGCCAAGATGTTCCAGAGCCGGTGGGTCCCGCTGCGCAGCCTCGCGGCCAGCCGCCCTGGATGAGAGGACCAAGGTGGGGTGGCAGCCGTGGGTTCAACCGCAGGCCCTGGAACCAGGGGTCCAGACGCATCAGCCATTGCAGGGGTGGAATCCAGTCCAGCCATATCCTGCCACTCCCGAACCCACTTGAAGGACCGATGGAGCTCGCCACCGAACTTGGACTTGAACACCGACAGGCCCCGCTCCTTGTCGGTGCGAGGGAAAGGAAAGACCTCTCCCAATTCGTACCAGCGGCAACCTTCCTGGCGGGCGCCTCGGATCGCCTCCCAGAACAGGAGGTAGTTGATCCCAGCCCCCAGGTGTGCGGTCTCGCAGCAGCCGGTGTGGTACATGCTTGCGTCCGCCATGCGGGCGTCGTTGTGAAAAGCGACTGCAGCTCCCTCCGGGCTGCGACCGACCCACAGTACCGCCCTGCCCCGCGGCCCCATCTCCCGGGCGATGCCCTCGAAGTACGCCCGTGGATGGGGCGTAACCCCGGTGCGCCGGTAGGTCTCCTCGTGGGTCCGGTAGTAGTCGTCAACCTGACCGCTCCAGTCGGTCCGCTCCACGGTGTAGCCCGACGACTGGGCCCGCCGGGCCATCTGGCGGGCGTTCTGGGAGAGCCCGCGCCAGAGGTCTTCCTCCGAAACATCCAGTCGGGTCACCCGGCTCACCGTGGAGGTGTCCCGCAGGCCGTACTCCAAGTACGGGGCAACACCCCAACGGTTCCCAAGGGCGGCCCGCGTGACGGGGCTCTGGGCCATGTCCAACCGGAGCGCACCCACGTCCCGGCAGACATCGAACACGTGCTGGAAGAGCCGATCGCAGGTCCGCCGCCGCAGCCCCGGTGGGACCCCCGCCGCCACCACCGGCCCTGCCCCTCCAAAGCCGGAGGAACCCACCCGCCGCGCGACGGGCTGGTGCTGCAGCGGCAGCACCGCCAGGAGGTCCCCGCCATGGACGATCCCGATACTGTGCTCCTTCAGGCCCCAATCCGGGACCGAGAGGATCAGCCGTTGCCAGCCGGCCAGGGCGAAGACCCAACCCTCGGGCGAACCGTCCACCAGGGCATCCCACGCTTCATCCAGGTCGGCCGTCCTCGGCACAAGCTCCATGGGCTTCTGGCCATTCCTACCGTCAAGGCTTGACTTGGTCTTCCCACTCGCTCCGCTGGGCGATAAATCCCTGGTTCCGCACCAAGCCCTGCATCCCCAGGTAGTCCCCAAGCTGGACCCTCACTCGAGTCGCGTCCGCGATGCAGTCCACCGATTTCAACTCCATGTCGATCAAACCGAAATCAACCATGATGGTGTAGTCCCCGGACACCAATCTGAGTTCGGGGATACGGCACTCCACGATACCCTTTCCTCTCAGGTGAAAAGCGTGCTCCCCGTGGTTGCTGTACAGCACCATCACCCGCTCTTCCTCCAAGGTCTGAAAGAAGACGGTGAAGTAAATGCTGGACGCAGTAGGGACCTCGTATCCGATACGGATGCGCATGGGCTCGCCGGTATTGAAGACGCGCGTCGGGCTCCCGTCATCCTTCCGAGTCTCGATGGACGTGAGGACCACCGTGTCCCGGATTTCGAGGAAGCCATGCGCCCTACGCAGATCCACGTAAGGCGATAACTCGGCAATGTCCACCGGAGCCTCCTCAGGCTCCCGGGTGGTCTCCCTGATGTAGTCGTGGGTGATATCGTCCACCGACCCGCTCTTGACGATGCGGCCTTGCTCGAGCCAGATCGCGCGGGTACAAATGTTCTGAACGGCGGACATACTGTGACTGACGAAGATGACCGTCCGGCCGTCGTGAGCGATGTTGTCGACGCTATGCTTCGTTTTTTTTTGAAACTCCGCGTCACCCACCGCCAGAACCTCGTCCAGCAGCAGGATATCGGAGCGCAACAGCGCAGTGACCGAGTATGCGAGCCGGACGTACATACCGCTCGAGTAGCGCTTGACCGGCACGTCGATGAACGCGCCGACCCCCGAATAGTCGACGATCTCGTCGAAGCGGCGCCGAATCTCATTCTGCTTGATCCCCAGCAGGGCACCGTTCATGAAGATGTTCTCACGCCCGGTGAGGTCCGGATGGAAGCCGGTCCCCACCTCGAGCAGCGAGCCTACCCGTCCGTACAGGTCGGCCCGTCCCTCCGTGGGCATCGTCACACCCGAGAGGATCTTCAGCAATGTGCTCTTGCCAGAGCCGTTGCGCCCAATGACTCCCAGGACCTCACCCCGCTTCAGCTCGAAGGAGACATCCCGAAGGGCCCAGAATGGCTCGCCCTGGTGCCACGGCCGAAGAAAAGGGATGCGGTGCCGCAGCCTGCCCAGACGAGTATCGGGCACAGGCACAGCGCCGGAGCGACCACCCTTGATGTAGTAGCACTTACCAAGCCCCTCAGCCCGGACGGCCACCTCGCCCGTTCCCCTACTGGGCATCGACGGAAGCCCCCTCATGGTACGCGAACATGAAAAGACCCCCGAAAAAGCCGAGGAAGATGGCCGTGCTGACAATGTAGAAGGGCGCCGTGAGGCTTACCGGTTGGGCCAAGAACACCCATCTCGAGAGTTCGATGGCCCAGTACATCGGATTCAGCTGGAACACGAACAGAAAGCGCTCGGGCACCATGCTGGGCGGAAAGAGTATCGGGCTGAAGTAGAAGCCGAGCTGCATCACGATGGTGATAATGGGACGCAGGTCGCGGTACTCCACCATAAGGCCGGCCACCCACAGCCCGATGGCCAGTGACAGGACCGTCACGTAGGCGAGAACCAGGGGCAGCAAGGCCAACCGCCAGGTGGGGGGATGCCCGTAGGCGATGGACATCGCGATGAGGATGGCGATGATGATGATCGAGTCGTAGACGTCCCGGAATACCGACGCGAAGGGCAGCAGGATGCGAGGGAAGTAGACCTTCGAGATGAGGGCCATATGCTCCTGCAGGCAGCCGGCGGCATCCATCGTGGCCTTCGTGAACAGCAACCAGGGGATCAGGGCTGCGAAGACGAAGATCGGGTACGGATAGGGCGTCTCGACTCGAATGAAGACACCGAAGACGATGGCGAGAGTGAGCAGGAGGGCCAGGGGTTCCAGGAATGCCCAGGTAAATCCGAGGGCCATGCCTGAGTACCGCGTGGACACGTTGCGCCACATCAGGAGCCACAGCAGCTCCCGGTGGGACCAGGCGTCTCTCAGACCCAGGTTCCACCAGCGGTACCCCGGTTCTATAACCCTAAAGGGATGAACTTCTTGCACAGGTCCCGACACCGTTCTCGCTTCGACTTTCAATTTTCGAGGTTACGCAGGACGACGAACGCCGGCGCCGCCTGCAGTGAGTTACCAGCGCCTGGGCACACCAACGCTCCAACGTCGCCGGGGCCATGCCCAGTTCGCGCGCCACCTTCACCACCAGAGAGCTCTCCGGCGGCAGCAAGCGGGCCGCCGCCCGCTCCTTGAATACCTGTCCGTATCGGGCCATGTACTCACCTCTCTGCCCGCAAACTTATCGGGCTATCGAGGCGACAACTATCGTGAGGCAGGGGCCAAGGCGCGCCTCGGCTACGACTCCACTCGGCACGGTGGCGATGCCCGTTCGGTTTTCCTTACAGACCGGCATGGACCGCGACATGGACCCCACAACCCATCAACGAATTGTTTTTAAAGTATATTCTCGCCCACCAACACTCTCGCCTTAGATCCATTATGAGAAGAGCGTAACGTTACAGGGTGTCGGCTCGTTTTACAGTCCGCATCGTCTATTGTCGCTGCCGCAAGAAAATACAGGTGTTGGCGGAGTTGGCATATACCATGCTAGGGACAGACGCGACAGCGAATTCTTTGGTTTGAGATAGGCCCCAAGACGGTGCAAAGCCGGAAGACGGCGACAGAGGAACGAGGTCAATCATCATGAAGAAGCGTACATTAGTGACCATCGCCGCGTGCTTGTGCGCCGCCTCCACGCAAGCCTCGGTAGCGGCAGTGCTGGACTTCAACAACCTGGGTCTGGCGGGCGGCGGCCTGATTCCCCAAACGTATGGGGACGAGGCCGGTATTCTCGACGTAAGTTACCGCTCCCTCGCCGGAGTGGGCAATGCTCCAGAGCAGTCGGAGAGTCTTCGCTTCTGGTCGAGCAATCTCACCTATAGTGGCCTCGTCAATGTCGCCTATGCTGGAGCCGTGAACGCCGTAGGTGAGATTACGTTCACGCCAGCGCCAGGCTACATGCTAACCCTGGACTCCTTAGAACTTGGGAGCTACGCAGGGACAGCGAGGAACTCGGTGGTCACTGTCTTTACGGGTGACTACACGCAAGTCCTGTTCTCGACGAACACCCTATCAATAGGCCCCACCGCCGTTACGGTGACACCAGGCGTCAGCAGCGTCGGCCCGATACATCTCCAATTCGGCCCCGAGGCTTACAACGTGGCAATCGACAACGTGCGCTATTTTGCTGAGGTCGCCCCGCCAGTCCATACGCCAATTCCAGCACCGGCGCTGCTTCTGGCCTCGTCCTTGCTAGGCATCGCAGGGCTCGCGAGGCGAAAGACTCGGGCAGAGTAGACTTCTGGACAGAAGTTTGACCTGAAGGGACCGCACGGGGGGCTTTCGGTCTCGGTAGGTTTCGAGCGAATGAGCGCCGGCTGGGGAACGTGTCAGCCGGCGCTGCGTGTTCCAGGCGGGGCGGACAGGAACCGCAAAGCCACGAGTGCCCGTGCGCTCGAGCGCCTCCACTCCTATCCTCCCCTCACCCCGCCGCCTCGATCTGCCCCACCGGCATCTGCACCCGCGTGGCCTGGCCGACGACGTCGAGCAGCACCACCACCCGCTCCTTGCTGGAGCGGGCCTGGAAGATCCCCTCGTAGCCCGCCATCGGGCCTTCGGCGATCCGCACCCGGTCACCGGGCTTGAAGTCGGGGGTCTCGAACTGCTGGATGCCGCTCTCGTCGTCGCGCGACCGGAGCGCCTGGAGCAGCCGGTCCGGCACCTGGGCCGGGAGGTCCCCGAACCGCACCAGGCCGGAGACCCCGAGGGTCGAGCGGATCGGCCCCCAGTTGTCGGTCTGGTCGCTCAGGTGGATGAAGAGATAGCGCGGGAACATCGGCTCCACCAGGCTGACGTACTGGCCCTGGCGGCGCCGACGGGTACGGATGAGCGGCAGGTAGGTCTCGTACCCCTGCCGCTTCAGGTTCTCGACCGCGACGCCTTCCTGGCGCGGCTTGCTGTAGAGGAGGTACCAGGCGAGCACGTTGTCCTTGGGCGGGTCACGCCGTCCTTTCGGGGTAAGCCTGCCGGTGCGGGGGAGCCTGCAGCCCGGGCTCCCCGGGGCACGCTACCGCCCTCCGTTCCCCGGCTTGGCGACTG
The window above is part of the Gammaproteobacteria bacterium genome. Proteins encoded here:
- a CDS encoding GNAT family N-acetyltransferase; its protein translation is MELVPRTADLDEAWDALVDGSPEGWVFALAGWQRLILSVPDWGLKEHSIGIVHGGDLLAVLPLQHQPVARRVGSSGFGGAGPVVAAGVPPGLRRRTCDRLFQHVFDVCRDVGALRLDMAQSPVTRAALGNRWGVAPYLEYGLRDTSTVSRVTRLDVSEEDLWRGLSQNARQMARRAQSSGYTVERTDWSGQVDDYYRTHEETYRRTGVTPHPRAYFEGIAREMGPRGRAVLWVGRSPEGAAVAFHNDARMADASMYHTGCCETAHLGAGINYLLFWEAIRGARQEGCRWYELGEVFPFPRTDKERGLSVFKSKFGGELHRSFKWVREWQDMAGLDSTPAMADASGPLVPGPAVEPTAATPPWSSHPGRLAARLRSGTHRLWNILARAVR
- a CDS encoding ABC transporter ATP-binding protein, with protein sequence MPSRGTGEVAVRAEGLGKCYYIKGGRSGAVPVPDTRLGRLRHRIPFLRPWHQGEPFWALRDVSFELKRGEVLGVIGRNGSGKSTLLKILSGVTMPTEGRADLYGRVGSLLEVGTGFHPDLTGRENIFMNGALLGIKQNEIRRRFDEIVDYSGVGAFIDVPVKRYSSGMYVRLAYSVTALLRSDILLLDEVLAVGDAEFQKKTKHSVDNIAHDGRTVIFVSHSMSAVQNICTRAIWLEQGRIVKSGSVDDITHDYIRETTREPEEAPVDIAELSPYVDLRRAHGFLEIRDTVVLTSIETRKDDGSPTRVFNTGEPMRIRIGYEVPTASSIYFTVFFQTLEEERVMVLYSNHGEHAFHLRGKGIVECRIPELRLVSGDYTIMVDFGLIDMELKSVDCIADATRVRVQLGDYLGMQGLVRNQGFIAQRSEWEDQVKP
- a CDS encoding methyltransferase domain-containing protein, translating into MSRICASLKPNSTEYADRLLQAKVETVLRHYDGGVAVDLCCASGEHLLTLAPRFEFGVGLDFSKRYVTRAQGEVDARSITHIHFLLADAKALPLADDSVSLLYSFSSLYAIPKVETVIAEVSRVLKRGGVCVLDMGNRTSLNVYCTRYYTEWPPIFPVPYTRLRQMLRDGGLEVVEHRVFQILPLWAGRPRWLAALLHPRWKVVMSRRLGSKMIDEWVSGLPVLLRFAFRHLFVCRRR
- a CDS encoding transposase, translating into MARYGQVFKERAAARLLPPESSLVVKVARELGMAPATLERWCAQALVTHCRRRRRSSSCVTSKIESRSENGVGTCARSSSL
- a CDS encoding class I SAM-dependent methyltransferase, whose protein sequence is MPVHERYPNFVRDQRQFFDELVTEDWHSYISSEWDYVRRYEIGRLFRRIQPTTILDVGCGCGFHDRVMAEYPFVREVIAIDYSLKSIEAAEREYPHPRVTRWVSDFAEFPRDRAFDLVVSFQVIEHLDDPGAFMGFCRDVCTEGGHVAVFTPNRLRWRNRVLRMRGEPEQMCDTQHHQEYSIQDLRRLGAQAGLAEVGWFGYTLAGTGVTWIDRQRVETRTTLGHWMPWVANGLCLTLRRRKRDV
- a CDS encoding ABC transporter permease, yielding MSTRYSGMALGFTWAFLEPLALLLTLAIVFGVFIRVETPYPYPIFVFAALIPWLLFTKATMDAAGCLQEHMALISKVYFPRILLPFASVFRDVYDSIIIIAILIAMSIAYGHPPTWRLALLPLVLAYVTVLSLAIGLWVAGLMVEYRDLRPIITIVMQLGFYFSPILFPPSMVPERFLFVFQLNPMYWAIELSRWVFLAQPVSLTAPFYIVSTAIFLGFFGGLFMFAYHEGASVDAQ
- the rfaH gene encoding transcription/translation regulatory transformer protein RfaH — protein: MLAWYLLYSKPRQEGVAVENLKRQGYETYLPLIRTRRRRQGQYVSLVEPMFPRYLFIHLSDQTDNWGPIRSTLGVSGLVRFGDLPAQVPDRLLQALRSRDDESGIQQFETPDFKPGDRVRIAEGPMAGYEGIFQARSSKERVVVLLDVVGQATRVQMPVGQIEAAG